The region GGATTCAGTTGCGCTTGATCGTTCACGCTTTGCTGAACCGTAAAGCAGCGAAGGTTTGAGTTTACAGTGACGAAGCGACCCATAaaggcaccggcaccgtgtgGCATCAATGATGGCGTTTACCGAGGTCGGAAGTGTAGCGTACCAGTCGGCCGATCCGATCCCACTGAAAACACCCGTCCAGCGCATCCGCGAGGCAGTGGAAATGGTGCTGAACATGATGCTGTTTGTGGTGGAATCGATACCATTGTGGTGGGAAGCACTGACCAGCTGCTTCGCGGCTCCCAAGATGAAGTCCATCTCCGGCCAGACGGCGCTGGTCACGGGCGGTGCAAATGGGCTCGGTCAAGCGATCGCCCTCGAGCTAGCGAAGGAAGGCTGCAACGTGGCCGTGGTAGATGTGGATGAAGTGAATGCCCGTGAGACGGTGGCCCGGTTGCGGAAGCACAATGTATCTGCCGTGGCGTACAAGGTAACGAATCGCTGGTTGTTGAATCGCCGTACAAAGGTCGCGCGCAGTGATAAGCCGGGCACGGCGTCACACATCGTTCAATTTGGGGTGGCCGAATGATGCCAATCATCCTTCTCAACCTGAGCTTTTTATCGGTCAAATATAGTACAACCCCTTTTCCGGTATTGTAGGTTGATGTGTCGGACTATGAGGCAGTGCGGCAGCTGGGGCGCGATGTTGAGCGTGACATTGGCCCGGTAGATATTCTGGTTAACAATGCGGCCATCCTGCCCACCAACTTCACACTGGACAGCTTACCATCGTACATAAAACGCAGCATGGAGGTCAACGTTTTGGCAGGCATTTGGGTACGACGCTCGGCATACAGTATCCCGTCATTGTTTTTGGCAGCTTACAGATTCATGATGATCTACCGTttggcttccgtttccgtatAGACAACGCAAGTGTTTCTCGACAGTATGATCCGG is a window of Anopheles aquasalis chromosome 2, idAnoAquaMG_Q_19, whole genome shotgun sequence DNA encoding:
- the LOC126572521 gene encoding estradiol 17-beta-dehydrogenase 11-like — translated: MMAFTEVGSVAYQSADPIPLKTPVQRIREAVEMVLNMMLFVVESIPLWWEALTSCFAAPKMKSISGQTALVTGGANGLGQAIALELAKEGCNVAVVDVDEVNARETVARLRKHNVSAVAYKVDVSDYEAVRQLGRDVERDIGPVDILVNNAAILPTNFTLDSLPSYIKRSMEVNVLAGIWTTQVFLDSMIRRRKGHIVAVSSVAGYVAPGWAKTYATTKFAIRGYMDALEDDLYLRGQSEHVHTTTVFPFAFNTRKEAISVLKRSSGLTRMPIYEPAILGKSVVKAIRTNQRKVIVPDVARPYQLAIFDNLPIKVKRLLTATMAQGEVKLLD